TCGCCGACCTGGTCGGCGAGGCCCGGCCCTACGCGGCGATGCCGGGTGTTCTCGTGCTGGCGCACCGCAGCACCGACCCGTCCTTCCCGAGCGACCACGCCGTGATGGCGGGCGCGGTGACCGCGGGACTGTTCCTGGTGCGCCGGAGCCTCGGCGTGATCGCCGCGGTGGCCGCGGTCGTGATGGCCTTCTCGCGGGTGTACATCGCCGCGCACTACCCCGGGGACGTGCTCGCCGGGCTCGTCCTGGGCGCCGTGGTGAGCCTGGCCGGCTACCTGGTGGTGCGGCGGCCGCTGGAGTGGCTGCTCCGCCTGGCCGAGCACTCCCCGCTGCGGCCGCTGCTGACGACCGCCCCGCAGAAGGGCTCGGCATGACCGGAACCGGCACCACCACCCACCGGCGCGCGTTGCGGCCCCTGTACGCGGCCGGGTTCGTCACCGCCTTCGGCGCGCACAGCATCGCCGCCGGGCTGGGCGCGTACACGCACGGCCAGCACGCCTCCCTGCTCACGCTCGGGCTGCTGCTCGCCGTCTACGACGGGGCGGAGGTCGTGCTGAAACCCGTCTTCGGGTCGCTGGCCGACCGCATCGGGCCGCGCCCGGTGCTGCTGGGCGGGTTGCTGGCGTTCGCGGTCGCGTCCGCCGCGTTCGTGGTGGCGGGCAACCCGGCGCTGGTCGGGCTGACGCGCCTGGGACAGGGCGCCGCCGCCGCGGCGTTCTCGCCCGCGGCAGGGGCCTTGGTCGCCCGGCTCTCCCCGGCGAAGCGGCAGGGCCGGGCGTTCGGGGGTTACGGCGCGTGGAAGGGCCTCGGCTACACGCTCGGACCGGTGCTGGGCGGCGTGCTGATCACGGTCGGCGGGTTCACGCTGCTGTTCGCCGTTCTCGCGGGGCTGGCGATGCTGGCCGCGCTGTGGGCGGCGCTGGCCGTCCCGGCGGTGCCGCCGTTGCCCCGCGCCCGCCAGACGGTGCTCGACCTGGCCCGCCGGCTGGGACAGGCGAACTTCCTCCGTCCCACGGCGACCCTCGCCGCGGCGACCGGGGCATTGGCCGTCGGCGTCGGGTTCCTCCCCGTGACCGGCGCGGCCGCCGGGCTCGGTCCGCTGGCGACCGGGGCGGCGGTCTCGGTGCTGGCGGTGTGCTCCTCGCTGGTCCAGCCCTGGGCCGGACGCGCCCGCGACGCGGGCCGGCTGCGAGCGGGCACGGGCATGGCCCTCGGGCTCGCCGCGGCCGCGGCGGGGCTCGCGGTCGCGGCGCTGGTGCCCGGGATCGGCGGGGTCCTCGGCGCGGCGGTGGCCGTCGGCGCCGGGGTCGGTCTCGCCACCCCGCTCGGGTTCGCCCACCTGGCCGCGACGTCGCCCCCGGAACGCCTCGGCCAGACCATGGGCGCCGCCGAGGTCGGCCGCGAACTCGGCGACGCCGGGGCTCCGCTGCTGGTGGGCGCGGTGGCCGTGACGTCGTCGCTGGACGCCGGGCTGGTCACGCTGGCCGCGGTGATGGCGGTCGCCGCCGTGGCGACCGGTCTGGAGCGGCGGTCGTGAAGCCCGGCCGGCTCGCCTGCGCCCTCGCCGTGCTGGCGCTGCTCGTGCCGGCCTGCACCGCACCCACGCCTGCGCCGCCAGTCGCGCCCACACCCGCGCCGCCCGCTCCGGGAGCCGAGCGGGGCACGCCGGGCTGGGAGATCACCCATCCCGGTCCGGAGCACGCGATCGAGGGCTACGCCGACCGCACGAGTGCGCTGCCCGGGGACACCGTGCGGTTGTTCGTGAGCACCACGGCCGCGCGGTTCACCGTGACCGCGTTCCGCATGGGCGCCTACGCCGGCTCGGACGCGCTCCGCGTGTGGCAGTCCGCCCCGGTGCCGGGCCGTGTGCAGGCTCCGGCTGTGGTGCAGGCGCCGACGAGCACGGTGGTGGCGCCGTGGCAGCCGTCGCTGGAGGTGCCGACGCGGGGCTGGGCGCCGGGGGACTACCTGCTGCGCCTGGACGGCGACAACCAGGCCCAGCAGTATGTGCCGCTCACCGTGCGCACCCCGTCCAACGCCGGCCGGATCGTCCTCGTCAACGCGGTCACGACCTGGCAGGCCTACAACCGCTGGGGCGGCTACAGCCTCTACGACTCCCCGGGCGGCCGGAAGGCGCAACGGTCCCGCGCCGTCTCGTTCGACCGGCCCTACCAGGCGCGGGACATGCGGGGCGCGGGCGATTTCCTGTACTTCGAGCTGCCGATGGTGCGGTTCGCCGAGAGCCTGGGGCTGCCGCTGGGCTACGCGACCGACGTGGACCTGCACGCCGATCCGCACCTGCTCGACGACGCCCGCGCCGTGATCACCCTGGGCCACGACGAGTACTGGTCGAGCGCGATGCGCGCGAACGTCACCGCGGCCCGCGACCGCGGCGTGAACCTGGCGTTCCTGGGCGGCAACGAGATCTACCGGCACATCCGGTTCGCGCCGTCGGCCACCGGCCCGGACCGCGTCGAGATCGACTACAAGTCGTTCGGCGAGGATCCGGCCCGGCTGACCGATCCGCTGGAGGCCACCCCGGAGTGGCGCTCGCCGCCGTACCCGAGGCCGGAAAGCGTGCTGCTCGGCAACTTCTACCAGTGCAACCCGGTGCACGCCGACCTGGTGGCCGCCGCCGAGCAGAACTGGCTGCTGGCCGGCATCGTCCACACCGGACAGCACCTGCGCGGTCTGGTGGGCGATGAGTACGAGCGGGTGGACCTCGCGGTGCCGACGCCACGCCCGATCGAGGTCCTGTTCCACTCGCCTGTCACGTGCGGCGGGAAACCGGACTTCGCGGACACAACGTACTACACGACCTCGTCCGGGGCGGCCGTGTTCTCCGCGGGCACCCAGTACTGGATCTGCGGCCTCGACCCGGGCTGCCCGCAGTCCTGCGGCGACGCGGCCGCGGGCGCGGCCATCCGCGCGATCACGGAACGGCTGTTGCGGGCCTACGCCGCCGGCCCCACGGGAGCCGCGCACCCGGCGGCCGACAACCTGGCCGCCCTCGGCATCCACTAGGCCGACGCCGGTCCGGTGGCGGGCCGCTGAGAGGACGCTGAGCGCGGGGGCATCGTGAGCCCGTGCGCCGCGGCGGTGCGGGGCCTAGATTGGCGCCTCGTGACCGTTCTCGCGGAGACGCCGCTGACCGGCTGGTGGCCGGTCCGCGTCTTGCTGCTGGTCGCGCTCGTGGGCGCCGGGCTGCTCGCCTGGTGGCTGCGGCGGCGCTGGGCGCGCGTCACCCTGGCCGCCGTCGCGTTCGGACTGGCCGTCGCGAACGTGCTCGCCGCGGTCAACGCCTCCTACGGCTACTACCTCACGGTGGTGCAGGTGATCGGGCTGCCCGGGCGGGACGCCGCGTCACTGCGGCAGCTCGGGCAGTCCGGCGTGCCCGGTTCGGGCAGGCTCGTCACGATCACGATCCCCGGACCGGCGTCGCACTTCGACACGCGCCCGGCCCAGGTGTACCTCCCGCCCGCGTGGTTCGCCCGTCCCCGCCCGAAGCTGCCCGTCGTGGTGCTGCTCCACGGCACGCCCGGGGCGCCGGGGGACTGGACCGGCGGCGGCGACGCGACGACCACTCTGGACAGCTGGGCCGCCGGCCACGGTGGCAGCGCGCCGATCGTGGTGATGCCCGACATCAACGGGGAGTTCGACGCCGACAGCGAGTGCGTCGACGGCCCGGCCGGGCGGGCCGAGACCTACCTGGCCCGGGACGTGCCCGCGTTCGTCACCAGCCGGTTCTTCACCCAGCCGCCGGGCGCGCACTGGGCGGTCGCCGGGCTGTCCGAAGGCGGCTCGTGCGCGCTCACGCTCGCCTTGCGGCATCCGGAGACCTTCGCCGCCTTCGCCGACTTCAGCGGCCTGGCCGGGCCCCGCTCCGGGGACGGCAACGACCTCGGCGACACGGTCCCCGCGCTCTTCGCCGGCTCCACAGTGGACTTCGAGGCGCACGAACCGGCGTGGCTGCTGGCCCACCGGCGCTACCCCGGGCTCGGCGGGTGGTTCGAGGTCGGTGACGCCGACGACGACCCGCTCACCGCCGCCCGGGCCTTGGAGCCGGCGGCCGCCCGGGCGGGGATCACGACGCGGCTGGTGGTGGTGCCCGGCGGCGGGCACGACTTCGTCCTGTGGCGCCAGGCCTTCGCCGACGCGCTGCCGTGGCTGGTGTCCCGGGTGAGCGGCTGATCCTCACCCGGCGCGGAAGGTGTCGCCGGCGAACACCAGCAGGTACGGCAGGGTCGCCCGTGCCGTCCGCCAGGTGTGGCTCAGGCCGGGTTCGACGTGCACGACGGCCCGCTGCCCGTCGGCGGTGAGCTGGCCGGCGAGGTGCCGGGCCCGGTCCAGGTCGCCGCCGTCGTGCGACCCGGCGGCGAGGAACACCGCGACCGGATCGGGGAAGACCATGCCGGGCAGGTAGTCCCGTGGCGTGTTCCGCTCGATCGCCGCGCGGTCGCCGTGGAATTCGGCCCGGATGTCGCCGGGCGTGTCGTAGGGCAGGGTCAGCAGCAGCACCCCGAACTCGCCGGTGTGGTGCAGGCCGGTGTTCAGCGCGGCGAACGCGCCGCCGGACATGCCACCCAGTGCGCGGTCCGCGCGGTCCCGGATCGTGCGGTAGCGGCTGTCGACCGCGGGCACCACGACACCGGCCAGGTAGGTCTCCAGCCGCGGACCGCCCGGGACGTCCAGCCCTTCCCAGTCGCGCTCGGGCTGCCCGGCGGTCAGGTCGACGCTCACGACGATCATCGGCGGGATCGCGGCATCCCGGTACAGCCGGTCCAGCGCGCCGGGTGCGTCGCCCGCGGTCAGCCAGTCCTGCGCGGACCCGAACGGATACCCGTGCACGAGGTAGACCACCGGGTACGACCGCCCCGAGTTCGCGTATCCCGGCGGCAGCAGCACGTACGTGCGGCCGCTGGGGATGCCGTCGGCCGGGTCGGCGA
The window above is part of the Amycolatopsis thermoflava N1165 genome. Proteins encoded here:
- a CDS encoding phosphatase PAP2 family protein, with translation MNTQLFLWVNDFARGTPWLHAVVAGYAAYGLVVFAALMVAGWWSARGQAAVPPMAAAIWTPLGMLAALGVNQPVADLVGEARPYAAMPGVLVLAHRSTDPSFPSDHAVMAGAVTAGLFLVRRSLGVIAAVAAVVMAFSRVYIAAHYPGDVLAGLVLGAVVSLAGYLVVRRPLEWLLRLAEHSPLRPLLTTAPQKGSA
- a CDS encoding N,N-dimethylformamidase beta subunit family domain-containing protein encodes the protein MKPGRLACALAVLALLVPACTAPTPAPPVAPTPAPPAPGAERGTPGWEITHPGPEHAIEGYADRTSALPGDTVRLFVSTTAARFTVTAFRMGAYAGSDALRVWQSAPVPGRVQAPAVVQAPTSTVVAPWQPSLEVPTRGWAPGDYLLRLDGDNQAQQYVPLTVRTPSNAGRIVLVNAVTTWQAYNRWGGYSLYDSPGGRKAQRSRAVSFDRPYQARDMRGAGDFLYFELPMVRFAESLGLPLGYATDVDLHADPHLLDDARAVITLGHDEYWSSAMRANVTAARDRGVNLAFLGGNEIYRHIRFAPSATGPDRVEIDYKSFGEDPARLTDPLEATPEWRSPPYPRPESVLLGNFYQCNPVHADLVAAAEQNWLLAGIVHTGQHLRGLVGDEYERVDLAVPTPRPIEVLFHSPVTCGGKPDFADTTYYTTSSGAAVFSAGTQYWICGLDPGCPQSCGDAAAGAAIRAITERLLRAYAAGPTGAAHPAADNLAALGIH
- a CDS encoding MFS transporter, producing the protein MTGTGTTTHRRALRPLYAAGFVTAFGAHSIAAGLGAYTHGQHASLLTLGLLLAVYDGAEVVLKPVFGSLADRIGPRPVLLGGLLAFAVASAAFVVAGNPALVGLTRLGQGAAAAAFSPAAGALVARLSPAKRQGRAFGGYGAWKGLGYTLGPVLGGVLITVGGFTLLFAVLAGLAMLAALWAALAVPAVPPLPRARQTVLDLARRLGQANFLRPTATLAAATGALAVGVGFLPVTGAAAGLGPLATGAAVSVLAVCSSLVQPWAGRARDAGRLRAGTGMALGLAAAAAGLAVAALVPGIGGVLGAAVAVGAGVGLATPLGFAHLAATSPPERLGQTMGAAEVGRELGDAGAPLLVGAVAVTSSLDAGLVTLAAVMAVAAVATGLERRS
- a CDS encoding alpha/beta hydrolase, producing the protein MTVLAETPLTGWWPVRVLLLVALVGAGLLAWWLRRRWARVTLAAVAFGLAVANVLAAVNASYGYYLTVVQVIGLPGRDAASLRQLGQSGVPGSGRLVTITIPGPASHFDTRPAQVYLPPAWFARPRPKLPVVVLLHGTPGAPGDWTGGGDATTTLDSWAAGHGGSAPIVVMPDINGEFDADSECVDGPAGRAETYLARDVPAFVTSRFFTQPPGAHWAVAGLSEGGSCALTLALRHPETFAAFADFSGLAGPRSGDGNDLGDTVPALFAGSTVDFEAHEPAWLLAHRRYPGLGGWFEVGDADDDPLTAARALEPAAARAGITTRLVVVPGGGHDFVLWRQAFADALPWLVSRVSG
- a CDS encoding alpha/beta hydrolase, which translates into the protein MTTDVVVPADVARYCRATGPLESPLIWLGFAAAALVLAGLAVRSRRARRRAVIAAVCCALLAGLTGLNTYVGYIRSGHDLAVLLDRGGAPGRALGRLLDDGGGSSAAGGRAIPAGQSAPLLDSFDLADPADGIPSGRTYVLLPPGYANSGRSYPVVYLVHGYPFGSAQDWLTAGDAPGALDRLYRDAAIPPMIVVSVDLTAGQPERDWEGLDVPGGPRLETYLAGVVVPAVDSRYRTIRDRADRALGGMSGGAFAALNTGLHHTGEFGVLLLTLPYDTPGDIRAEFHGDRAAIERNTPRDYLPGMVFPDPVAVFLAAGSHDGGDLDRARHLAGQLTADGQRAVVHVEPGLSHTWRTARATLPYLLVFAGDTFRAG